ttcaataataacaatcGCTTGTTTCGAGCCTATAGAGCCCAAAAGAAtaattgttttggtttgtgTGTTTGAATTTAAAAGCTTTTCATATTGAAACTCGGATACTAGTTGTAAtagattgtgttgtttttcctcGTTCTCATCTTTAGCAATTGCGGTAGGTTCCAACAAAGAGGAGGTTAGATGGTCATTGCCTGCTTGAGATGAGGTAGAGTTCTCGGTGATTGAACTGTTAGATTCTTGTTCCATACTTGAATGACTAATATTGATGTACTTTTTAAAATGATGCGTTGATCGATGTGCGTAGATCTTTATAAGTACTTGATTCGTTTTTTACAATCTATTTTACTATTGTTACCCAGACCAATATCCAGACCCCtttatatactttttttttctttcaatagcaaaagGATTAATCTCCAGtctcctatttttttttaactacCTCATACAGTTAAAATCATAAAGTTCATtcattgtctttgtctAATCTCTTCGTCAAGTCTTTTACACCTCGTTCAGCCCTTTAACTTCGTCTAATTTCTTAATCCTCGTCTAAATTTTAAAACCGAGTCTAACCTTGTACTTGGAATCAAAGTCCTATATTGTGATCTTAAATACTGATATGCCCGTTATAACCGTGATTACTTTGTAGTCATTTGGAATTTAACGGATCAGACGGTTTAGTAATAAATATTATATCGAGTGTTGACAAAGTCGTTTAAAAGACGactgatttgaaaaaatagaaaaatacaGTTTTACTACAATATTCTAATCGTATAAAATTCTATGTTATGTGGATTGTACTCAAATTTTTTAGGAGTTTTTTTCCATAACAAAAGTGGTCATGGATAAAGCGTGAAGTCTGGTGTTGTGTATAATTCTAGTTTTGCATCTACTTCATAACTAAGTAAACCTCTGGCCTCTACAGATGATGAGACAAAGCACGTGTTCCTCATTATTTTGGTCTATCCGTACCTTTTCGTATTAAACGAAAGCTGTATGACCAAAAGGTATTCACAagctgcaaaaaaagaaaagaaattggaaagGTTTTGATAATAAttggaaataaaagatgTATTGCACaattatttttcaactATGGTGCGCTAAAAATTAGATTATATCCAGTGTATGTACAAGGATGTGAATACCATTATTCAGAGGCGGCGctccccccctccccctcccGCTCCACGATTTGGTTTCCTCaatcttcctttttgtcGTGATCACGTACATCTACATCTCCTGTGTCTCTCATACGACCCCGGCCCTCattatcttcatcatcatcatcttcttcttcttcttcttcttcttcttcttcttcttcatcatcattctcGGCCATATCAACGCAGATCCAGCTGGGCCATGCAATTTCATCCCTCAATATCGCCCTCAATTGTTCCATCAAGaacttttcaacttttccaaCATTTCTCAATATATTATTCTCCACTTCTCCAATTtcactttcaattttgattttcttgaTAATATCAATTCTTTCCTTATTGTTTGGATCGCTGAAATAGTAATCAACAATATTCCCACCACTATTACCTCCACCGCTAGTTGTACCAGTAACATTCGGTGTTGATGCGTTTGACGAGGCTCCACTAAACCCATCAGCTTCATCATTCACATCACATAAAAAGCTTACATACACTGCGTGTTTGAGATAAGCAATCGTAGCAATTGTATGAATCACTAGATCTGTTACGTGTAGCTTTATAGGAAGCGAAATAAAATTAGGTGATGGATAGTTTACCAACAACGTTACAAGCAAATCAATATAAAGGTTCCCCTTGTAATTGATTTCCAAAATTAATTGCACATCATCActtgctttgttttttgcgTTTTGCTTGTCGCTTCCTTGCTCTTCTTCATGTTCATGTTTATGTTTCTgtcctttttcatttgcttTTCCTGTTTGTTTCCCCTGCTGTTGGTCACCGGATACGGATTCTTCTTTAGTCTTTATTTTCGGAATCACTCGTGATGaaaagttgttttggtCAAATATATCTTTCAGTGTACCTACCCCGTTTGCGGCGGTTGTTCCTGCAGcaattgatgttgctgttgtattttttgcTGCATTGCTTCCCTGGTTTAATACGCTGGTTACTCCGTATGGATTCAATATCGATTGAAAAGGTTCTTTGGGTTTGGACAAGGTCTGCTGCGTAACTTCACCACGTGGACTTATCAATGGCGGTCGCTGTGGAGATGTTCGCTTAGGCGTAGATGCGCTAGCTAACAATTCAACCAGACTTAGACCCTCGGTAATGTTTGATAACCGATCTTCATCATATTGGCTGCTCTCTTCATTTTCCTCATCTTCGCCATGATCATGAAGACCATCATTCTCGTCATCGTCGTAATCGTCAGAATCATTGTCGTAGTCATCGTCaatatcatcttcatcgcCATAGTCATGATCATTTATATTATCAGCTTCGTGAGTGGCACCCGCTTTGTTTGGTATAATATTGACTGCTTGTCGACCCTTTAGCTTGGTAGATTTGTCTTTTAATACTTCCTCATCATTGTTTCCATCACCATTACCGTCATCTGGATTGGCGTAAAACTCTTCAAAAGGGTCGCCTATATGTCGAATTGTAATTTCCGGTGGAATAGTACCTAGTTTGAAATCCACGACCTCCAAGTTGGAGATGTAAGAAGGTAATTGCAAGGATTGGAATTGCTCAtgcaaaaagttttttatCGAATCATTTATCTGGTTGTCAGTGGTGAGTTTTTCCCAGTTGATATCAAATGACATGTGCTAGTACCGATTGTCAAAATGACTATTTATTATTAGTCACTCGAGTTATGTAGTTTGGTTTAGATTGGATAAACTAATTAACATATCAGTCTGATTAGAATATGAAGTGATCTCAGCCAGGTTTATAATGGGAAGTATAGGTGCTACCAAGTTACTTTTATGTTTGGAGGGAGTTTGGTATAAAATACTAACACATAAATTAGCCTCTCTattctaattttttatagttctttttctttcttttttttttttttcatacaTTAAATTAATTTCGCACTAAATTGCTGCGAAATGATAAACaaacatatttatttatatttaaaaTTTGATACCTTTAACTTACAATAACATGATACAATATTGATTTCTTACACAACATATGGCATATATTATTTGCATCAAACTTTACCGTATTTAGTTTGTGGTTCAGTAACTTTAACAACTAATCAGAATTTCATTCATTATTACAAATGTTGTATCGTTAGTTATTGATATTAAGCATGTAAAATAACTTAACTAATAAACATTCACGAAACAGATAAACAAAGGCAAAGAGCTTAATATCAACACGAGAATAAAACAGTCTACAAAATCGAACATGGTTTGAGttaaagagacaaaaaaaaaacaaatatagaATCATCTTTCcgttttctttactttcttttttgaattttgtcTTTCCTCACTTTAATTATATGTCAATTCAGGACTCATCCACCTTATTGAGAGGATATTATACCACTAAGCACTTTTTCTAAGTCATCTAAATCGTAATAATCGGTTCCCTCAATTCGTTTCACCACTGTACATTTGACACCTTTGTtattcaacaattgtttATCTACGAATATATTGGAATTTGTCATGTAGATCACATCGGTTATGACCTTATTCCATGGCAATCCCACCCCCACCCCCA
This DNA window, taken from Lodderomyces elongisporus chromosome 7, complete sequence, encodes the following:
- the MDM12_2 gene encoding Mitochondrial distribution and morphology protein 12 yields the protein MSFDINWEKLTTDNQINDSIKNFLHEQFQSLQLPSYISNLEVVDFKLGTIPPEITIRHIGDPFEEFYANPDDGNGDGNNDEEVLKDKSTKLKGRQAVNIIPNKAGATHEADNINDHDYGDEDDIDDDYDNDSDDYDDDENDGLHDHGEDEENEESSQYDEDRLSNITEGLSSVELLASASTPKRTSPQRPPLISPRGEVTQQTLSKPKEPFQSILNPYGVTSVLNQGSNAAKNTTATSIAAGTTAANGVGTSKDIFDQNNFSSRVIPKIKTKEESVSGDQQQGKQTGKANEKGQKHKHEHEEEQGSDKQNAKNKASDDVQLILEINYKGNLYIDLLVTLLVNYPSPNFISLPIKLHVTDLVIHTIATIAYLKHAVYVSFLCDVNDEADGFSGASSNASTPNVTGTTSGGGNSGGNIVDYYFSDPNNKERIDIIKKIKIESEIGEVENNILRNVGKVEKFLMEQLRAILRDEIAWPSWICVDMAENDDEEEEEEEEEEEEDDDDEDNEGRGRMRDTGDVDVRDHDKKED